A genomic window from Lotus japonicus ecotype B-129 chromosome 1, LjGifu_v1.2 includes:
- the LOC130733811 gene encoding sucrose synthase 7-like codes for MASSPALKRTDSIADNMPEALRQSRYQMKRCFAKYLEKGRRIMKLHHLMEEMERAIDDESERNQVLEGTLGFILCSTQEAVVDPPHVAFGIRPSPGVWEFVRVNSEDLSVEAITPTDYLKFKERVYDEKWANDENALEADFGAFDMGIPQLTLPSSIGNGLQFVSKFLTTRLSGKLAKTQAIVDYLLTLTHQGESLMINDTLSSAANLQNALILADAFLSLLPKDTAYQEFELRLKEWGFERGWGDTAGRVKETMKTLSEILQAPDPVNLDNFFSRIPTIFKVVIFSVHGYFGQADVLGLPDTGGQVVYILDQVKALEAELLLRIKQQGLNVKPQILVVTRLIPDARGTKCHQELEPINDTKYSHILRVPFKTDKGILRHWVSRFDIYPYLERFTQDATAKVLDLMEGKPDLVIGNYTDGNLVASLMARKLRITQGTIAHALEKTKYEDSDVKWKELDPKYHFSCQFMADTVAMNASDFIITSTYQEIAGSKERPGQYESHAAFTLPGLCRVVSGINVFDPKFNIAAPGADQSIYFPYTEKEKRLTQFQPSIEDLLFNKVDNAEHIGYLADRRKPIIFSMARLDVVKNLTGLVEWYGKNKRLRNLVNLVIVGGYFDPSKSKDREEVAEIKKMHDLIEKHQLKGQFRWIAAQTNRYRNGELYRCIADSKGAFVQPAMYEAFGLTVIEAMNCGLPTFATNQGGPAEIIVDGVSGFHIDPLNGDESSNKIADFFEKCKADPSYWNLISAAGLRRIYECYTWKIYANKLVNMGNMYTFWSVVNKEQKEAKQRYIHMFYNLIFKNLVKTIRVPSDEPPQPVGKQPSKVSSSTRRSQSSLRRLLGA; via the exons ATGGCTTCTTCACCAGCCTTAAAGCGCACAGATTCTATAGCAGATAACATGCCGGAAGCATTGAGGCAGAGCCGGTACCAAATGAAGAGGTGCTTTGCAAAGTACCTTGAGAAGGGGAGAAGGATCATGAAACTTCACCATTTGATGGAAGAAATGGAACGAGCTATAGATGATGAAAGTGAAAGAAACCAAGTTTTGGAGGGCACTCTTGGTTTCATATTGTGCTCAACACag GAAGCTGTTGTGGATCCACCACATGTTGCCTTTGGAATAAGGCCTAGTCCAGGAGTTTGGGAATTTGTACGTGTGAACTCTGAGGACCTCTCTGTTGAGGCTATCACCCCCACTGACTACCTCAAATTCAAGGAAAGGGTGTATGATGAAAAATG GGCAAACGATGAAAATGCACTTGAAGCTGACTTTGGAGCTTTTGACATGGGGATTCCTCAATTAACACTGCCTTCTTCAATTGGAAATGGACTTCAATTTGTTTCAAAGTTCTTAACCACAAGGTTATCTGGGAAATTGGCTAAAACACAGGCTATAGTGGACTACTTGTTAACACTAACTCATCAGGGAGAA AGCCTGATGATAAATGACACCTTGAGCTCAGCGGCAAATCTTCAGAATGCACTGATATTGGCTGATGCATTCCTCTCACTACTTCCCAAAGACACTGCATATCAAGAATTTGAGCTAAG GCTTAAAGAGTGGGGATTTGAAAGAGGATGGGGAGACACTGCAGGAAGAGTGAAGGAGACAATGAAAACCCTATCAGAAATACTCCAAGCACCAGACCCAGTGAACCTGGATAACTTTTTCAGCAGGATTCCCACAATATTCAAAGTAGTAATCTTCTCAGTTCATGGTTATTTTGGACAAGCAGATGTCCTTGGTTTGCCAGACACTGGTGGCCAG GTAGTTTACATATTGGACCAAGTGAAGGCTCTGGAAGCAGAGTTGCTTCTCAGAATTAAGCAACAAGGACTAAATGTGAAGCCTCAAATTCTTGTG GTAACAAGGCTCATTCCTGATGCTAGAGGAACCAAGTGCCACCAAGAGCTAGAACCAATCAATGATACCAAGTACTCCCACATTCTACGTGTGCCCTTCAAGACAGATAAAGGAATTCTTCGCCATTGGGTTTCTCGCTTTGACATTTATCCCTATCTTGAGAGGTTTACTCAG GATGCAACAGCCAAGGTTTTGGACCTCATGGAAGGGAAACCAGATCTTGTTATTGGAAATTACACTGATGGAAATTTGGTAGCATCTCTAATGGCTAGAAAACTTAGGATAACTCAG GGAACTATAGCACATGCTTTAGAGAAAACCAAGTATGAAGACTCAGATGTCAAGTGGAAAGAGTTGGATCCCAAGTATCATTTCTCTTGTCAATTCATGGCTGATACAGTTGCAATGAATGCATCTGACTTCATCATAACCAGCACATACCAAGAAATTGCTGGAAG CAAAGAAAGACCTGGACAATATGAAAGCCATGCTGCATTCACTCTCCCAGGGCTTTGTAGAGTTGTTTCAGGGATAAATGTGTTTGATCCCAAGTTCAACATAGCTGCTCCTGGAGCTGACCAGTCTATCTACTTCCCATACacagagaaagagaaaagactCACTCAATTTCAACCTTCCATTGAAGACCTTCTCTTTAATAAAGTGGATAACGCTGAGCATAT TGGATATCTAGCAGATAGGAGGAAGCCAATCATCTTCTCAATGGCAAGGCTTGATGTTGTGAAGAACTTAACCGGGTTAGTCGAATGGTATGGAAAGAACAAGAGACTGAGAAACTTGGTGAACCTTGTCATAGTTGGGGGCTACTTTGACCCTTCAAAATCAAAAGATAGGGAGGAAGTGGCAGAGATAAAAAAGATGCATGACTTAATTGAAAAACACCAACTCAAGGGCCAATTCAGATGGATTGCTGCGCAGACTAATCGATACCGCAATGGTGAGCTCTACCGTTGCATTGCTGACTCAAAGGGAGCTTTTGTGCAGCCTGCTATGTATGAAGCATTTGGACTAACTGTCATTGAAGCAATGAACTGTGGCTTGCCCACTTTTGCTACCAATCAAGGTGGTCCAGCTGAAATCATTGTTGATGGGGTCTCTGGCTTCCACATTGACCCTCTCAATGGAGATGAATCAAGCAACAAAATTGCTGATTTCTTTGAAAAATGCAAAGCAGATCCATCATACTGGAACTTGATTTCTGCAGCTGGTTTGCGGCGCATATATGAATG CTATACCTGGAAGATCTATGCAAACAAATTGGTAAATATGGGAAACATGTATACCTTCTGGAGCGTAGTGAATAAGGAGCAAAAAGAGGCAAAGCAGAGATACATCCACATGTTCTACAATCTGATATTTAAGAACTTG GTGAAAACTATACGTGTTCCAAGTGATGAACCTCCACAACCAGTGGGCAAGCAGCCGAGTAAAGTGAGCTCGAG CACCAGACGTTCACAGTCCTCATTGCGAAG GTTGCTTGGAGCTTAA
- the LOC130733812 gene encoding protein SET DOMAIN GROUP 40 isoform X1, which translates to MEQQQGSLESFLSWAAQLGISDSTNTDQPQHSLSCLGHSLCVSLFPHSGGRGLGAVRDLRRGEIILRVPKSALMTTESVMEDNKLCLAVNKHSSLSSTQILSVCLLYEMGKGKTSRWHPYLMHLPQSYDVLAMFGEFEKQALQVDEAMWVTEKAVLKAKSEWKEAHALMDDLMFKPRLLTFKAWVWAAATISSRTLHIPWDEAGCLCPVGDLFNYDAPGEEPSGIEEVEHFLSDSSIHVDVSKEDNIMVDAEQIDSHSQRLTDGGFDEDANAYCFYARENYKKGDQVLLCYGTYTNLELLEHYGFLLPENPNDKICIPLEPAIYSSTSWSKESLYIHQNGKPSFALLAALRLWATPQNKRRSVGHLAYSGSQLSADNEVFIMKWLLKACGAVLKNLPTSIEDDNLLMNAIDSQDIFMEFTKLMSSRDEVDTFLEAHDIKDAHGCTDTLLSRKARRSMDRWRLAVQWRLRYKKVLVDCISYCNEKLNSLMK; encoded by the exons TAGAGGTTTGGGTGCTGTGAGAGACCTTAGGAGGGGTGAAATTATATTGAGAGTTCCAAAATCTGCTTTGATGACTACAGAGAGTGTTATGGAAGATAATAAGCTCTGTCTTGCTGTCAATAAGCACTCTTCTCTCTCCTCAACTCAG ATATTGAGTGTTTGTTTGTTGTATGAAATGGGTAAAGGGAAGACTTCAAGATGGCATCCTTACCTCATGCATTTGCCGCAAAGCTATGACGTGCTAGCCATGTTTGGTGAATTTGAGAAGCAGGCTCTTCAA GTTGATGAGGCTATGTGGGTCACAGAAAAAGCTGTACTAAAAGCCAAATCAGAGTGGAAAGAAGCTCATGCTTTGATGGATGATCTCATGTTTAAGCCCCGGCTTTTAACATTTAAGGCTTGGGTTTGGGCTGCTGCAACG ATTTCTTCCAGGACATTGCATATACCTTGGGATGAAGCTGGTTGTTTATGCCCTGTGGGTGACTTGTTTAATTATGATGCACCTGGAGAGGAGCCATCTGGTATTGAGGAGGTAGAGCATTTTCTATCTGATTCTTCAATCCATGTTGATGTATCAAAGGAGGATAATATCATGGTAGATGCAGAGCAGATTGATTCTCATTCTCAGCGATTAACAGATGGTGGGTTTGATGAAGATGCTAATGCATATTGCTTTTATGCTAGGGAAAATTATAAGAAAGGAGATCAG GTTTTATTATGCTATGGAACCTACACAAATTTGGAGCTCCTTGAACACTACGGGTTTCTCTTACCAGAAAATCCAAATGACAAAATTTGTATCCCTTTGGAACCTGCTATATATTCTTCCACTTCATGGTCTAAGGAATCACTCTATATCCATCAAAACGGGAAGCCTTCCTTCGCACTACTAGCGGCACTGCGATTGTGGGCAACCCCTCAAAATAAAAGGCGGTCGGTTGGACATCTTGCATATTCTGGCTCTCAACTCTCTGCCGACAATGAAGTTTTTATAATGAAATGGCTATTAAAAGCCTGTGGTGCCGTCTTAAAGAATCTGCCAACATCTATTGAAGATGATAACTTGCTCATGAATGCAATTGATAGTCAAGATATTTTCATGGAGTTCACAAAACTCATGTCTTCCAGGGATGAGGTTGATACCTTCTTAGAAGCTCATGATATAAAAGATGCTCATGGTTGTACAGATACACTTCTATCTAGAAAAGCAAGAAGGTCCATGGATAGGTGGAGATTAGCTGTCCAATGGAGGCTTAGGTATAAGAAAGTccttgttgattgtatatcttaTTGCAATGAGAAACTAAATTCTTTGATGAAATAG
- the LOC130733812 gene encoding protein SET DOMAIN GROUP 40 isoform X2: MTTESVMEDNKLCLAVNKHSSLSSTQILSVCLLYEMGKGKTSRWHPYLMHLPQSYDVLAMFGEFEKQALQVDEAMWVTEKAVLKAKSEWKEAHALMDDLMFKPRLLTFKAWVWAAATISSRTLHIPWDEAGCLCPVGDLFNYDAPGEEPSGIEEVEHFLSDSSIHVDVSKEDNIMVDAEQIDSHSQRLTDGGFDEDANAYCFYARENYKKGDQVLLCYGTYTNLELLEHYGFLLPENPNDKICIPLEPAIYSSTSWSKESLYIHQNGKPSFALLAALRLWATPQNKRRSVGHLAYSGSQLSADNEVFIMKWLLKACGAVLKNLPTSIEDDNLLMNAIDSQDIFMEFTKLMSSRDEVDTFLEAHDIKDAHGCTDTLLSRKARRSMDRWRLAVQWRLRYKKVLVDCISYCNEKLNSLMK; encoded by the exons ATGACTACAGAGAGTGTTATGGAAGATAATAAGCTCTGTCTTGCTGTCAATAAGCACTCTTCTCTCTCCTCAACTCAG ATATTGAGTGTTTGTTTGTTGTATGAAATGGGTAAAGGGAAGACTTCAAGATGGCATCCTTACCTCATGCATTTGCCGCAAAGCTATGACGTGCTAGCCATGTTTGGTGAATTTGAGAAGCAGGCTCTTCAA GTTGATGAGGCTATGTGGGTCACAGAAAAAGCTGTACTAAAAGCCAAATCAGAGTGGAAAGAAGCTCATGCTTTGATGGATGATCTCATGTTTAAGCCCCGGCTTTTAACATTTAAGGCTTGGGTTTGGGCTGCTGCAACG ATTTCTTCCAGGACATTGCATATACCTTGGGATGAAGCTGGTTGTTTATGCCCTGTGGGTGACTTGTTTAATTATGATGCACCTGGAGAGGAGCCATCTGGTATTGAGGAGGTAGAGCATTTTCTATCTGATTCTTCAATCCATGTTGATGTATCAAAGGAGGATAATATCATGGTAGATGCAGAGCAGATTGATTCTCATTCTCAGCGATTAACAGATGGTGGGTTTGATGAAGATGCTAATGCATATTGCTTTTATGCTAGGGAAAATTATAAGAAAGGAGATCAG GTTTTATTATGCTATGGAACCTACACAAATTTGGAGCTCCTTGAACACTACGGGTTTCTCTTACCAGAAAATCCAAATGACAAAATTTGTATCCCTTTGGAACCTGCTATATATTCTTCCACTTCATGGTCTAAGGAATCACTCTATATCCATCAAAACGGGAAGCCTTCCTTCGCACTACTAGCGGCACTGCGATTGTGGGCAACCCCTCAAAATAAAAGGCGGTCGGTTGGACATCTTGCATATTCTGGCTCTCAACTCTCTGCCGACAATGAAGTTTTTATAATGAAATGGCTATTAAAAGCCTGTGGTGCCGTCTTAAAGAATCTGCCAACATCTATTGAAGATGATAACTTGCTCATGAATGCAATTGATAGTCAAGATATTTTCATGGAGTTCACAAAACTCATGTCTTCCAGGGATGAGGTTGATACCTTCTTAGAAGCTCATGATATAAAAGATGCTCATGGTTGTACAGATACACTTCTATCTAGAAAAGCAAGAAGGTCCATGGATAGGTGGAGATTAGCTGTCCAATGGAGGCTTAGGTATAAGAAAGTccttgttgattgtatatcttaTTGCAATGAGAAACTAAATTCTTTGATGAAATAG